CTGTACCTGTACGTTATCTATGAAGCAACGACTACACATACAACCAGACGTTATCAAAACcgatattttatcaaatactaACCCGGAATTATGACGATAATTCACTGACATACTGACGAGgttgtaacaaatatatattagtagtatatagTAATTATGGTAGTCACTAGCCAGTAATAATTTACGAGCGCAAAGAACGCACGcgcattatatattattgaatttatatattataataattacgtaGTAACCCGAgtacaaaatatcaaataatatattgatatcaaAAATGTCACATAAGTTTTTTTGACGACATACTGTCGATATGTTTGTGCGATTCAGTCGTGAGTAGTGCTTGTGAAGATGGGCAAGAAGTGGGTTGTGCTGTGGTCGCTATGGGCGTGTCAGTTTGTGCAGCAACCTACGATACCGGTGCTGGTTACCAACGGACTACTGCGGGGGTCCGTCGCGCCGGATGGATCGCATCTGAGATACAGTGGTATACCGTACGCAGTCGCTCCGAAGAGATTTGCGGTGGGTTTTTGTTCAATCGTTTATTTGTGATACTAGACTTCTTTATAACTTCAATCAACCAGGAAGCCTGGTAGAAGCTGAACTAGATCTTTCTTGGTGTTACTGTGGGACACACTATTAGTAGACtctgttattattttctcttattactgtttttttttttggttaataTTTCTGTGTATTTCGTGtgtcgtgtcacaatgtttcgtcaaataaatgtttttccttttttcaatcaaaatacGCTTCagacttaatttaaaacggTTATTTAACTAGACTACTTTTGTCTTTGAATCTTCGAATACACGAGCGGgcaataatatagtaattataagtcttatatgtatatgagtTGAAGCAAAATGTAGGACAGGTAATAATTGCATTCTGCATATAAGATGGTAAAAAGATATTAAGATGacattaacacaaaaaaaatcttccaGGCAATCATTGGATAGAAATGTGcacaatatcaataataaattaagaaataatacatacttcaattaaaaaatagctttttttaaataaatagtagttTATTttcgaatgaaatatttttcagaatATTGCCAGTGTGTTATAAAGAAGTGAGTTTTGGGGAAGGTCATTAAGTCactgttttttattagaaattagaatatattaataaataatattctaatgaTCTGTTACTTGTATGCTTTTGTTGATGTTTTTAGTTTTCGTGAAACAGATTCTTCCTCAAGTATGTGcctaacatttttaaacattgatagcgagttttatttaagttttgtaGTCATAACATCTGAGTTATCACATCTAATTGTATGATAAGGACAGTCTGCTGTTACTAATTAAACAATCACGAAACTctcgttaatattttaaacaaattacttaTCTGAATTAATCGTATtgtattgaatgaaattaagaaaaagTTGAACAGTcaccaattaaaaatatacatttgttcCAGGCACCCAGATCTGAACCGACATGGCGGGGCGTGTTTGAAGCAACTGATGAGCATATCAGATGTCCACAGAGGATCGGCGAATCTTTGCTAGTGGGACAAGAAGACTGCTTGACTCTTAATGTGTACACGCCTATAACACAACCAGCTACGCAATTACCTGTTATGGTTTTTATCCACGGAGGTGGTTTTTACGATGGCTCTGGCACAGCATCCATTTTCGGACCAAAACACCTCGTATCTCATGAAATTGTTCTAGTCACAATTAATTATAGGTTAAATATACAAGGGTTCGCTTGTCTGGGTATCAAAGATGCTCCTGGGAACGCGGGTATGAAAGATCAAGTGGCTGCGTTGAGGTGGGTGCAGCGGAATATCAAGGCTTTCGGTGGAGATCCTGATAATGTGACAATATTTGGAGAGAGCGCTGGATCAGGGTCCGTATCTCTTCACATTCTATCGCCTATGTCTAAGGGTTTGTTCCACAAAGCAATATTACAAAGCGGCTCGTCTACCGCACCCTGGTCCATGCAATTCAGACCCTTGTACATGACGAGTTTGTTGACTAAGGTAATGGGTTATAATACAGAAGACGCACACGAcctttataacattttgatgCAGAAATCAGACGCTGATTTGGTCATAACGCGAGTACCGAGAAAAGAAGGAAATATCATTATAAGCGAGTGTCTGTATGTGCCGtgtgttgaaaatattatagatgggGAGGAACCATTTCTCACTGAGCTACCTCATGACATATTATCGaaaggaaattataataaagtgcCCGTTATGATTGGCTCCAACAGCCACGAGGGATATTTATTTGCAGCTATGGAAAATGATACTACAATACctaaatttgattttgaaaaatcaCTGCCTAAAGATTTAGTGATACCAGATAAAGAAAAACGCGTAGAAGTAGCGAGAAAGTTGCACGAATTCTACCTTCGAGGTGAAAAACCTTCGCGTGAGAATATTCTAGAATGGGCAAGGTTTCAtggtgaaatttattttacttatccAGTATTGGAGGAAACAATGCTATACTTGGAAACAAACATTGAACCAGTGTATTCGTATCTCTTCAAATATAGTGGAAAtaggaatttaataaaaattttgtcagGGAAACCATTCAGTACTGCGCCAGGGGCGACACATGCTGATGAgctaatgtatatatttagtcAACATTTCCTTGGAACATTATTTGAAAGCAAAATGGTGGAGAGAATGACCACAATGTGGACGAATTTTGCGAAGTATGGGTGAGTTGAGACGTTTCATTAGAGCACTTTCTTTCCTTTCTTAACTTTATGTCATACCGGGCTACTcagctgatggttcgcctgatggtaagcggtcaccgccgcccatgaacgttCGCAGAGGTGGTGACTCTGCGAATGCGCAGTCTAGAGATAGTCAAAGAATTGGCGATTGACatagaaggaatggactgaaaAGGGTGAGTAACAGTGAACGGGTCTCCGGCCTCCTTTACAGAATAATGTTTCAACTAGaagcaaaacaattaaacGTGTATTGATGTCAAATGTCTGGTTAGACTACAAGTTCAGTATTAACATTAATCAATTTAGACAGATTCATCATATTCAAGGTTAACTACTGAGTACAAAGTACTAGTTCAAGTTAAGTTCTAAACTTTGATAGTGGTTAATGTGTGAGCGATTAAACAAGGTTTCTTATGCTCGACCATGGTGAACTACAAAAATTCGGATAGTTGGGCATTTCATGTCAGTGAATCGATTTGGGAAACAAGTGTAGCATTGATCAATCCCATGAACAAAGAAATATGGGGGTCCACTTGTAATAGcactttaaacaaattaaaattaattacagatcaaattaaatcaattatttataaacataggTTAATAATTGTAGAACGCTTTACGTATATTTAAGCTACCAATTCATTTTTtcgtttcataaaattatcctTGAATCTCAGTTTACAAATCtgacattttaaacattattataacatttatcttGCTTCTTTATGCAATTGCTTATTGTCTAGACCTTcatattatatgcaatatccaatattcaatatgataaccttgatattttaaatttaccctGAATTCAGAATTTATTCGGTTACGTGTAATATCAGAAAGAAGATTGCGTAATCTTAATCTtttgttaaacaaaaatgCTTCCTcatgttaatttatgttattcatGTTACGATAGGAAGGAATCATTTTATCTTATCATATGATTATTGAAAGGAAGAAtcgatgatatttttattccggcaacttaattattataacgttaGTTCAAACTGTGAGTGAAAAAAGGGAGCCTTAAAGGAGTGTCCCGGGATGCTTGAGATAGATATCTCATACaagttataacataaaacaaaacttattgaacactagctgtgccccgcggttacatccgtatcccgtaggaatatcgggataaaaagttgcctatatgttgttccagttgtccagctatctatgtaccgaatttcattgcaatcggttcagtaactacagtttttgcgtgaaagagcaacaaacacacacacatccttacaaactttcgcatttataatattagtaggaaggatttcGTTTGACAATcacgtaaatttttatatattttcaaattttttagtttttgatattcaagttttatattttttgtggtcTGCGGTCAATTCActtgatgataaaatattgcgCTATTATTATGTAGCTACAGCCACTTTTAGCAAGTCATCGTGATTATTAACTACGTCTGAAGTAGCTAGTGTAACTGAATATATCAATTCTCTTTTGAATGAGACAATGTATGaccgttttaataaaatatattttgttgtgaaATATATCCTTgagtaatgtaaaaattatcatttttgttaCAGAGACCCAACgccgaaacaaacaaaattactgCCATTGAAATGGCCGCCAATAACGAAGAAATCTTTACACACTTTCGGTATAGATTCGGAATTTTCAATCGAGCCGCTGTGGAATCATGAATCGCTTAAGTATATAAGACACATTTATTCGAAGTATAGGCGGAGACAAACAAGAGATTAGTGGATttgctaattaatttatattatcttctaTTCTGTAGTGtgagaaaaataattgacatgaagcattttgtttcaaaatttgtatttattgaagGTTAAGTTAAGACATTCAACAAAAACTTCTCTTTTAattgagttttaaaaataataataatttatttgccgTATAATATTACTGGATTTTAAACTAAAGTGTAAACTAAGTGTGACAGTGTAAATCGTGATAATAAccttaagttataaaaaagttattataatattaccaaCTTTTATAGATAATTCTCCATTTAAGTATTCataaactacaaaaataaagtgatGTAACGAAATGTAAATGTTTCTATATGATCAAAAAGTGTTATGTGAAATTGCTATTAGCGTTAAGGTATGAAGGCATTGTGACTGCGCTAGGTCGAATCCATACGGGAGATTTTTTGTCATGTCATAGCGGGCGACTGAGATGGTcattcgcctgatggtaagccatcaccaccgcccacggGTATTTGAAGAACGAGGGCCTCAGCAAAAGCGTTGCCCGCTTTAGGAAGTAAAGACTACAAAAGGATTGATGGATATGTAAGATGGATACAACTGGAGTAAGgcaatggactggaaaggttGAGGAAAACGAAACGAGCCCACTGCTCCTCGATTCAAAGCTCGAAACAGAGTTGCATTCGCTTGCTACTGTTTCTCGCCGATCTGTGGTGGTGTTGtgccttccccggtgcgaccTGGCCTAATTCGTGTAGAAACATGATGGATtcctaaattaaaataactaattaaactCCCACAGTATCTGTACTGATTATGGCTTACGATGCATATGTTAATTCATCCTTAAGATAAggtttaacttatttaaaataaaattgaaatcgtGTTTAttaggtaaattttatttaagtgtaaaCGTTGTAGTGGATACATTGGatacatttaacatattattatgaaaacatgtcaaataacttattatcTAAGTACAATGCTtaacgtatttaaattttatggtcATATTTACATACCAGTTATATTGTTGAATTGTGTCTCGCACAAATTTAGTACTTATAACATccattatatgtatttgaatctttaaaataacattcagaGCAAAAGTTAGTCAATTGTCTTGTTATGGTTTCGtgtgaatgtttttaattttgaagattAATTAGGTTTGCAATGCTAAActatttagattataatttcttaCGTTTGTTGTGGGATTTAAgtagatatagataaaatgtaaaaaaactaGGATATCGCTATGTatcgttatatatatatatatatatatatatatatatatatatatatatatatatatatatatatatatatatatatatcgttatatatatatatatatatatgttcagATATCTGTTATAAAGAAGAATCAAAGAAAGAAGATTTTAATCTTCAGCTCTTTgcctatttttattcataatccgaattattttaactgaatATTTGAGAAATAACTAATcaccaaaaataaatgaactttcgtacagtaatatttaattagccTCCAAGATTCTGTGATGACTTCATAGGTTTGGTTCGattgtgttattgttttaccatttcactttattttgttttatttataagaataaaatgttgGTTAGCTTGAGgctataacaaaatatttttttacaatattcacttatttaaattatttgacaaaAATAGTCCATGCCATAGTTTATATACTTATCGACTGGCTGCCTCTCTCGCAAGACCTTTCTTACCTCTTCACTTATAAGAATGTCAGTAACGACGTCATATCCCACTAGATTCCGTATCTAAGGCAAATAGCAATGCAGACGGTACCCAAGGCAGAAAGGAATTGAATGTTCACACGCGTCTGACTTTTATAGTTTCGACCACTTCCGTGAACCGTGAACTTCTCCAGTCttcatacagaaataaatttccCATTAAAACAACATGACCCCTTATAAAGTTTGGTGGTGTAGAAATCATaggtaattttgaaaaaattggtataacattttcaattcaattcaattttattttatgaatggcagTGCTGTGTTGCCACAATTTTGCCAATGTCACGTTGTGGATAGTTTTaggtataacattttattggcAAATGAATCGCAGAATTAATCAAAATGACATTTATTCTTTCCTCTTTCAAGtgacaaattcaatttaattcctCTGTTTTGACATATACAACAAGTGTGTAAAACAGTACACTAAAAAGTATACCATTACCATACCATAAAATTCAGACCGTTCCTACAATTATAACTATTAGTagaactggtggttcgcttgatggtaagcgatcaaaATCGCCCATGATCATTTGCAGAGGCAGGGCCGATGCAAATttgttgcccgcttttaagggaaaggataaggaaattattgaagaTAAAGGAAATGGGACTGGTGGTTAAAAGGATGCCTTAAGTACAGCTAAATAATGCGTATGAACTGAGCattccataaatattaaattaaaaacataggTATATGTTCTATTATTTGTagcgtatgtttgtttgattttttactactaaaataaaatttggtttgCTGAACTAAATCCAGTAAAcgaaaaatcattaaaatccgtttaccCGTTCTTGGTGAAACTTAATAggtgcatttttttaaatatattaaacataattcatcattatttttgttaatttattaaaattgattatctTACTATTACTCATGTCTGCTGTGACGTTATTGGTCAGTGGTATACTCCTATAAACACAACTCGCTTCAATAAAACCACATGATTTTGTTAAGCTACTAACCCAAACATGTATTAAGCTTGCGCAATGATTTGTCTTTCAAACTGAATATTGCCCTAGAAACTGTCCCTTTTCTGAACCCCGATCAGCCCTTATTGGACCCGTTGAATGGTGCGGAGTGAATGAACGACTTACCGAGTTTAATTTTCGCATCTCGTGACGGATGACCGATTTCTAAGCTGCGTAAATGGAGCCATCTTGAGGAACCCGGCTTGAATGGAACTTTCTCGAAAATCCGACGGACTGTTGATGAATTCTTGCTTATTGCTCAAATTGTTTGGTGATAATTCTGCGCTGtatacttttgtattataaattataaagaggaaatgtTAGGAAAATGCTTTGATGGAATCGAAATTATTGTGAACGAAGATCTCTGTCGTGTTGAGAActcaaacataaacatttatttatttgttcaataacGCTTCTTCTTGAAGGGCACTTGAATTGTCATAAAAAAGTCTTACCATTTAGCACCCGTTAGGAAATCATGCTAATTATACAGGatatacacattataataaaaaacaatgccAATGAACTGTCCTGTGGACCTTAAGCGATGGAATTCGATGATTttcattctaatattattggtattttaaagaaaaatattaaaataaaataagtccAATACGGTCAGAgagatcatttaattttttttttcgaattattttaagaaatatcttGAACAAACTTTCTTAGAGCAtgttaaaaaggaaaattattaattaaagatgTCACCTATTTCTTATGGTAATTCTTAATGATTTGAGTGTTTTTTGTAGTAATTATGTATGACATGATGCCCGGGATACATAAAGCTAGATTGTGATGGCTGGGCTAGGCTTCATGACCTGGCATGTCACATGCTTATCACATGAggctaattatttattttcagcttGTAGTGTATGAGGCGACCAAACGtcgaaaattaattacattcgaaattgaagtgtttttaatacatttgacAGCGATTtccatacaaatttttaaaacgctTTTCTTAACTATTTGTTTAGATTTTTCAATAGttcaataatttgtatatgtttttagttaatttatataaaactataatatgtttgtaaagtgacttctatttctattgcaataaggtgtatttttatttttttgatcatattatttctacattgaattttgaattcaGGCAGGcttaatatcattataatcatGCCTTTCTGTTAATAAGCTTAAATATAGCCAATAACAATTCACTTAACTGGGCGAGCTATAAACCAACCGTGGTGTGGAGATAGTGGGGCTTATGTTAAACACTACTCCCAGGGGATTAACGGTATTTCCCGGGATTTACGGCATTTTTCGATGCGTTTCCCGGATTTTAAGCCGAGTATTGAATAGTGCGGTTAATCTTTATGGCCCCCGGATTACGGGAGAAGATGTATTGTTGGCGATTGGCTTTCAACCGGTCAATACCAGTTGTAATAATGGAGGTTATGTGCGAAATTTTGGCGCGATAACTACTACAGACTATATGATGCTGTTTTTGGAGGGTAACTGTTGTAAATGGCCAGAGACACTTTGAAGTACATGTTTTAATTGTCTTTATTACGATAACAAGATATaatgatggttttttttttttaattttagtaatataagttttataatgtaGGTTATTTGCATGTGAGATTGTTGTCACGTGAGTTGTTGTGCTTTagaattttttactaaatattctTAAAGGTTTCCAATTCGACTGatactttttttgttagtcatgtttgttttttcacTTTCACTTAGATGCATTATTTCTGATCTGATATATACcggttaaaattaattgtattgaaaacCTATTTATAGTTAAGTGCTAAAGTTGTATACTGCCACATATAAGAGATTTAGAGAAAGGgaatactatataatttttagtggAATTTAGGTctgttcataaattttatttataaagataatcaACCGTACCTTCCCATCTACGAGTATACAATAACAAAGTaaagaaattgaatattaccaaaaaatgtaataaagagTGTTAAAggttcattaaattattattttaccgtcgcataattaaattttttatcataatgttaatgaaagtaacaaaaaattagTTAATAACATTTCGGCTGAGGGAATCaagttttatcttaattaaaaaagagatTAGTCCTTTAATATTGCGAAAGTTCCAGTGAAAACGACTTGTAGTAAACATTTTCTGGTTATTATTGCTAGTTAATTaagaaagtaaataattaataacaatcaaGAAGTATACATCCAAAAATTACATcgcttttgtaataatataagaaatgcccattttaaatgttaatgtataaataatacattatagatattaatctaacatttttcaatacgatagaaaattaaataatcattttgaatTCAAAATTGTGCTAATTCAGTAATTTTTTGTCTCCTTTTATGTACATTACCTAGTTGTATGAAGATAAAACGTACTAGCTGTTCGACCCGGTTTTGCTCGGGGTACAGCCTATGACACTCAGTGTTCAAattccaatggtgaaagaatttttaaaatcggtccagtagtttttgagtttatcaattgcaaacacacaaaaataaaatacaaattctttcttataatattagtctagCTGCTATGCTATACTATGCAGTAGCTTCGGCAATAAATATGGGGATTTGTCAAATGGGCAATCCCATCCCATATTTAGTAACTGCAGTAATGGTAATAGGTACGCTATTAACCCTAGCGATAAACTAAAAAGTCTTATTTATCGGCTGAAAATAACCTGCGACACTGCAAATCTGCTTCGATGGCCGAACAGTACCTTTGTGGTGCAAGGAATGAGATAATGCGTTTGTAACACCCTtaacctgtatgtttgtatgtaaccaactCTTGTAGACTCAAATTTCACTCACTTTAAACGGgcagattttattcaaactttgtatacttatcGAGGATAGGTggtaatacattaatttcatgagtttatcttattattctgtttagCCAGgttttaatttccttacgAATACTCAGAATGatagcaagtgagacaattaagTTGATATTGTCATTGAAGCGTGcctttcagtttttttttaactatacgtatttatttaagttagaGCGCAATTGAgtggtggttcgcctgttgGTAAACGATCACTAATGTAGTGTCTTGAAGTTGATTCGTCCATAAACAACAATGATACATGAGTACCGCAGCATAtgtgcagtggtggctcagtagtgaggacctcggacttgacgacaaaaatcgataaggttcgagaccaggcgaacgtgcgggaaataaattgatttttcaatttatctgcacatgtggataacatcaccactgctcgaaacggtgatgGAAAACagcgtgaggaaaccggcatgtccgagaattaaaagagttcgacgacatgtgacatctgccaacccgcacttggcgagcgtggtggattatagcctgaaccctcataggaggtctgtgtcccaacagtgggaacatatattgtctgatgataatgatgacaTGAATACCATCCGCTGTCGGTAAACCCTATAACTCGCACCACATCTTTGTCCACTACCTGCAAAAATGTCCCTTTTCGGACCCGCATTATTCACCTTATCTGCCTCTAGTAGCCataataagtacaatataTATCTGGTGCTAAACCGAGATAGGTCGGAGTTACGACTGGATGGGCTCTTATCTAAGGTgtgttaaaattgaatatgtatttcaaaCGAGTTTTAAAGCGAgctttttgtttgtgtaaaaGTCAAACTGTTAGATGAATacagattaattattagttatgGGTTATTTCAGGTTCTTAGAAGTGTTTTGATTGTGTCGCTTAGTTATTTTTCCTAGTATTAGAAAGCAGATAGTCTCAGGGTCTCGGTCtggtaggacacagaaggttgatcacctacttgtacataaatataatcaatagtAAAActgatgtatatcatctgccccattcACCACTAGGCGACACGGCACTTCAGAGTTTTATTAATCGCAGCAATAACCATTACGTTTAAAATAGATGAATATACAATGCAAATTTCAGGCCTagaagaattataattatatgtattttttgcgACTAAATTTGAGAACAGGAGAAAACTCAGTTCAATTACAAAAGtaaactgtaaaatataacgtatcttttattagaaagctttatttgtgaaatagGAAACAGTGCCGTTTATTATATCTGTAATATTGAATGTAAAACATCCAACGTTTTTTATtggtgaaataattgaaaaggTTCCGTAATTATGTTGTGAGAGTGACCCAGTTTATGTTGGAGTGTGCTTTCAAATGagcacataaaataattgtattcttaatatttcatcgctaaagaaaaaaaaaaatagaacagaaaaaaaaacaagtaaaatCCTTGTAGTGGgtgttattttcttaattggtAAACAGGTTAAATCCTCtttgaattatttgataataaaatattcgatcATGAGCTGGGATTCAAACACGCGCACCTTGGCCAcgccattattttattattttcatatttataaattgttttatttaattgaacatAGATTATGAAAAAGTTTAAGCATCTGAATGTGCAGCTccagattatttattaattttgcctCCACCTCGAACT
The Zerene cesonia ecotype Mississippi chromosome 14, Zerene_cesonia_1.1, whole genome shotgun sequence DNA segment above includes these coding regions:
- the LOC119832075 gene encoding esterase FE4-like, with the protein product MGKKWVVLWSLWACQFVQQPTIPVLVTNGLLRGSVAPDGSHLRYSGIPYAVAPKRFAAPRSEPTWRGVFEATDEHIRCPQRIGESLLVGQEDCLTLNVYTPITQPATQLPVMVFIHGGGFYDGSGTASIFGPKHLVSHEIVLVTINYRLNIQGFACLGIKDAPGNAGMKDQVAALRWVQRNIKAFGGDPDNVTIFGESAGSGSVSLHILSPMSKGLFHKAILQSGSSTAPWSMQFRPLYMTSLLTKVMGYNTEDAHDLYNILMQKSDADLVITRVPRKEGNIIISECLYVPCVENIIDGEEPFLTELPHDILSKGNYNKVPVMIGSNSHEGYLFAAMENDTTIPKFDFEKSLPKDLVIPDKEKRVEVARKLHEFYLRGEKPSRENILEWARFHGEIYFTYPVLEETMLYLETNIEPVYSYLFKYSGNRNLIKILSGKPFSTAPGATHADELMYIFSQHFLGTLFESKMVERMTTMWTNFAKYGDPTPKQTKLLPLKWPPITKKSLHTFGIDSEFSIEPLWNHESLKYIRHIYSKYRRRQTRD